The DNA sequence ATGGCTGTTCGAGGGACGCGGGGTCCGCTGCGGGCTCCGGGGCGGCCAGCGGCTCGGGGCTGGAGGGCCCGCCGGCTGCAGGCGCCGCCCCGGCCGGCGCCTCCGGGACGGGCTCCGCCGAGGGGCTCGGCTCCGCTGCCGGCTCGAACCAGGCCGCCTCGGCCGCGGCCGTCCACTCGGCGGGCGCCTCGGCGCCGGAGTCCCAGGGCGCGGGCTGCTCCTCGGTGGCCGGCCCGGCCACGGACGGCCCCACGGCGACCGGCTCTGGCAGCGGCTCCTGCTCGCTGGCCGGCTCGAGGGCCACGGGCTGGAGCGCGTCCGGCTGCTCGAGGTCAGCCTCCAGGGCGCTCAGCTCGACCTCGCTGGTCTGGTCGGCGACCGGCTCCGCGCCGACCGGCTCGACCTCGACCGGCTGCTCGGCGACCGGCTCGGCGGCGGACAGCTCGACCTCGCTGGTCTGGTCGGCGACCGGCTCCGCGCCGACCGGCTCGACCTCGACCGGCTGCTCGGCGACCGGCTCGACGGCGGTCAGCTCGACCTCGCTGGTCTGGTCGGCGACCGGCTCCGCGCCGACCGGCTCGACCTCGGCCGGCTGCTCGGCGACCGGCTCGATGGCGGTCAGCTCGACCTCGCTGGTCTGGTCGGCGACCGGCTCAGCGCCGACCGGTTCGACCTCGACCGGCTGCTCGGCGACCGGCTCGACGGCGGTCAGCTCGACCTCGCTGGTCTGGTCGGCGACCGGCTCAGCGCCGACCGGCTCGACCTCGACCGGCTCGACCTCGACCGGCTGCTCGGCGACCGGCTCGGCGGCGGACAGCTCGACCTCGCTGGTCTGGTCGGCGACCGCCTCCAGGGCCGCCCCGAGGGGCGACGGGTCGAGGGCCTCCAGCGTCCCGGGCGGCGGCGTGGGCACGGACTCGAGCAGCGGCCGCGGGGCGATGCCCACCAGCTCGAGCACGGCCCGGGCGCGCCCCTGGTCGCCCAGCGCCCGCCAGGCCGCGGCCGCGCGGACCGCCAGCGGGACCAGCGCCTCCAGCGGCTCGCCGGCGTCGGCGCGCCGCCCCACCAGCGCGTCGAGCAAGGCGGCCGCGTCGGGCCCGCGTTCGCCCACCGTGGCCGCCAGCGCCACGCCGGCCTCCAGCGCGGCCCGCTCGGCCACCTCGTCGCCCAGCGCCAGCGCCCGCTCGGCCCTCGCCCGGGCCGCCGCCAGCGCCGCCAGCGGCGCGCCCAGCCTGAGCTGCGCCTCGACCAGGGCGGCGAAGGCCTGGTCGGCGCGCGGATCCTCCGGCGCCAGCCAGAGCGCCCGCTCCAGGTCCTCGACCTCGGCGCCCACCGGCCCCTCGGCGTCGGCCCCCAGCGCCAGCCGGTAGCGCGCCTCGCCCTCCAGGCTGGCGGGCACCAGGCCGGGCCGGGCCGCCGCCAGCAGGCAGAGGCGTCGGTCGGTCTCCCTCGCCGCGGCCACCCCGTGCACGCTGGCCTGGCAGGACGCCAGGGTGGCCAGCGCCGCCGGGTCCTCGCCGTCGAGGGCCAGCGCCGCCTGGTAGGCGGCGGCGGCGCGCTCCAGGCGCCCCACCGCGAAGAGCAGGTCGGCGCGGGCCCGGTGGCAGCCGGCCGCCTCGGCGGGCACGGCGCCGGCGCGGGCCGAGAGCACCGCGTCGAGCCGCTCCACGTCGTCGTCCGCCAGCGAGACGGCCGCGCCGAAGGCCTCGTCGTCGCCCGGCCAGGCGTCGAAGGCCTGGACCAGCACCTGGCGCGCCCGCACCGGGTCGTGCGCCGCCAGCAGGGCCTGGGCCGCCTCGCGGAGGCGGGCCGCCCGCGGCAGGCCGCTGGCCCGCGCGGCCCGCGCCAGGAACAGCTCGGCCCGGTCGCGGTGCCGGTCGGCGTAGGCCAGCGCCAGGGCCGCCGCGGCGGCCTCGTCGTCGGGATCGGCGCGCACCAGCGCGGCCAGGAGCGGGGTGGCCTCCTCGCGCCGCCCCAGCGCCAGCAGGGCGTCGGACGCGGCCCGCGCGGCCAGGAGGTCGTCGGGGGCCTCCTGCGCCACCGCCCGCAGCGCCTCGGCGGCCAGGGTGCGGTCGTCGGAGTCGAAGGACCCCGCCAGGAGCGCGGCCGCCTCCTCGCGCCGCGCCCGCCGCGCCGCCGGCGCGGCCTCGCGGCGGGCCTGCTCGAGCAGGAGCCGCGCCCGGTCGCCGCCCCGCCCGTTGCGCGTCAGCAGCTCCAGCAGGGCCGCCTCGGCCAAGGGGTCGCCGGGCACCTCCGCCAGCGCCTCCCGCAGCGAGGCCTCGGCGCACACGTCGTCGGGCAGCAGCGTGGCCTCGGCCTCCGCCAGCTGGCGCAGCGCCGCGGCGCGGGCCTGGCCGTGCGCGGCCCGCCCGGCCAGCGCGGCCAGCGCGCGGCAGCAGTCCTCGCCCCCGTCGAGCCCCCGCGCCCGCGACACCTCGGCCAGGCGGCGCAGCAGGCCGTCGTCGGACGGGGCCCGCCGGGCGGCCCGCCCCAGCGCCTCGGCGGCGCCGGCCAGGTCGCCCGCCTCGGACAGCCGCTCGCCGGCCTGGCGGGCCCGCTCCGCCGCCCCGGCCTGGTCGCCCGCGGCCGCCAGCAGGCCCTCCAGCGCCGCCAGGTCGGCGGCCGCCGAGCGCCACATCCCGCGCCGGCCGGCCTCCTCGGCCGCCTCCTCCAGCAGCGCCCGCTGCGCGGCGCCGTCGCCGGCCAGCCGCGCCGCCTCGGCCGCCTCGTGCAGCGCGCCCAGCAGCGCCTCGGGGCCGAGCTCGCCGGCCCGCACCGCGGCGGCGCGCCGGCGGGCCAGGGAGGCCCCGAGCGCCGGCAGCAGGGCGGCCTCGGTGCGCGCCTCGCGGAAGAGGCGGTCGCCCAGGTGGCGGTCGCGCGCCTCGGCCAGCGCCACCTCGCCGGCGCGCGCCAGCAGCTCCACCCGCGTGGCCGCCGAGCGGACGTGGCCCGCCACCTCGGCCAGCGCCTCGGCGGCCCGTCGCCGGTCGGGGTCGAGGGCCAGCCGGGCCAGCGCCGCCTCGGCCTCCTGCGGGCGCAGCGCCAGCAGCCGGTCGAGCGCGCCCAGGGCCAGCTCCAGCTCGCCGGCCTCGGCGGCCAGCTCGCCGAGCTGCCGGCAGAGCGCCACCACGTCGGCGTCGTCGAACCCCACGAAGCCGCCGGCGAAGAGCGCGCGGTGCAGCACCAGCGCCTCGGCGAAGGCGCCGCCCTCGTAGAGCAGGCGGGCCAGGAGCGGGCCGGCCTCGGCCGGCGAGTCGCGGCGCCGGGCGAAGGCCCGCCGGGCGCAGCGCAGGGCGGCGGCGCGGTCGGCCTCCTGCAGCGCCAGCGCCGCGGCCGTGAGCGAGGCGCGCGCGGCCAGGGCCGGATCCTCGCAGCGGCGGGCGCAGGCCTCCACCGGCGCGGCGGCGCTGCGGTCGGGCAGGGCGGCGCGGCGCAGGCGGGCCTGCTCCACCGAGAGCGCCAGGTCCGGGCGCAGCAGCCGCAGGGCCTCGTCGAAGGCCTGGTCGGCCGCCGCCGCGTCGCCCAGCCGGACCAGCAGGCGGGCCCGGTCGAGCAGCAGCGGCCCGGCCCGGGGCTCGTCGAGCGCGGCCTCCTCGGCCAGCAGGTCGGCCACCCGGCGGCGCTCACCGGCCCCGTCGGCGGCGGCCCGGGCCTGGCGGACGGCGGCCAGATCGCGCGGCGCCAGCGTGCGGGCCTCCTCGGCGGCGGCCAGGGCCCCGGCGGCGTCGCCGGCGGCGGCGCGCAGGGCGGAGAGCCGCACCAGCCGGCCGGGCCGCTGGCCGGTGGGCAGGAGCGGGACCAGCGGGGCCAGCGCGGCGGCCTCGGCGGCCTCGTCGCCGGCGGCCTGGGCCAGCCCGGCCAGCGCGCCCAGCGCGGCGCAGGCCGCCTCCGGCTCGGGGTGGAGCGCCAGGGCCTGGCGCAGCGCGGCCTCACCCTCGGCGACCAGCCCCGCCTCCAGCGCGGCCAGCCCGGCGTCCACCAGGCGCGTCGCGTCGCCGGCCTCGCCGCGGCCCAGGCCGCGGCGGGCCCGGCGCAGCAGCAGGGTGGCGGCGGCGGGGCCATCCCCGGCGCGGGCGGCGGCCGCGGCGCGCCGCTCCAGCCCGTCGTCGTCCTCGCCGCGCAGCCGCTCGGCCTCGGCCGTCGCGGCGGCTCCGCCGGCCGCGTCGCCGCCGGCCAGGCGGCTGGCCGCCAGGCCGGCCCAGGCGGCGGCCCGCTCCAGGTCGCCGGCGTCGGGGTGGCGCGCCAGCAGGGTGGTGAGGGCCGTCTCCTCGCCCTCGTGCAGCACGGCGGCCCGGTCCGGCGCCAGCAGGGCGCGCAGGGCCGGCAGCTGCGCGCGGTCCAGGCTGAGCACCTCGCGCCAGCGGCCCACGGCCTCCAGGTCGCGGCCGTGCTCCGCCAGCAGCGGGGCCAGCTCCAGGCGCAGCGCCACCGCCTCCGCCAGGGGAGCGGTGGCCAGCCGCTTCTCCAGGGCGCTCATCAGGCCGTCGGCGTCGCCCGCCGCCCGCTGCAGGTCGCAGAGCGCCGCCAGGTCCTCGTCGGCCGGCTGGCCCAGCTGGCAGAAGGCGGCCAGCCGCCGCCGGGCCAGCTCGCGGTCACCCGCGGCCGCCGCCAGCCGGGCCGAGAGCGCCAGCAGGGCCGGGCGCTCGGCGGGCTCCAGGGGCTCGCCGGCCAGCGCGGCCTCGGCGTCGGCCAGCGCCGCGGCCGGGTCGGCGCCGGGCCGCGCGGCGGCGCGGCGGGCCCGCTCGGCCCGGGCCGGGGCGAAGGTTGGATCGGCCCACACGGCCGCCTCGAGGGCCTCGTCGTGCCCGGCCAGCGTGTAGGCGCGCAGGGCCAGCTCGGCCCCCTCCCTCCCGCCGGCGAGGCGCGCGGCGTCGAGCAGGGCGGCCGCGGCGCCGGCGGCGTCGCCGGCCTTGGCCCGCAGGCGCACCAGGGCCCGCAGCGCGAGGGCTGCCCAGGCCGGCTGGCCGGAGGCCCGGCGCCAGGCCGCCTCGGCCCCGGCCAGGTCGCCCACCTGCTCGAACAGGGCGGCGGCCTCCTGGTGGTGCCCCATGCGCGAGAGCGCGGCGGCCCGGCCGGCGTCGTCGCCGCAGCGGGTCAGGACGTCGAGCAGGAGCGGCAGCGCGCCGGGGGCGTCGGCGGCCAGGGCCCGCTCGGCGTGGGGGCGGGCCTCGGCCGGCAGCCCGGCCGCCACGGCGGCGCGCGCCGCCGCCAGGTCCAGCTCCGGGGCGTCGTCGGGCCGGCCGGCCAGCAGCGCCCGCAGCGCGCCCAGGGCCACGGCCGGCTCCCCGGCCCGGGTGGCCAGCGCCACCTCGCGGCGCAGCAGGCCGGGATCGCCGGGCAGGAGGGCGCGCGCCTCGGCCAGCGAGGCCAGGGCCAGGGCGGGGTCGCCGTCGGAGAGGAGCTCGGAGCGCTCGCGCCAGGCCGCGGCGGCGCCGGCCACGTCGCCGGCGGCCACGGCGGCGCGGGCCTGCTCGTCGAGCAGCCCCGCCAGGGCGGGGCGGTCGTCGGCCCGACGCACCAGCGCCACCTCGGCGGCCAGGCGGCCCAGGGTGGGCGCGGCGCGGCGGGCGGCGGCCACGGCGCGGGCGGCGCCGGCCAGGTCGCCGGCCCGCTCGCAGGCGCTGGCCAGCCGGTCGCGCAGGGCCGCCTCCTCCTCGCCGGCCGCGGCGAACCCCAGCAGGCGGGTCAGGGCCTCGCGCTCGGAGGGCGCGTCGCCACGCAGGGAGGCCACCGCCGCCAGCCCGGCCAGCGCGGCGCGGTTGGCGGGGTCGTGGCCCAGCGCTGCGGTGAAGCGGGCCTGCGCCGCCTCGGCCCGGTCCGGCGCCCGCAGCAGCAGCGCGGCCGACTCGGCCAGCAGGGCGGCGCGCCCGGCGTCGGTGGCGGCCAGCGGGGCCAGCCGGTCGAGCGCGGCCGAGCGCTCCACCGGCCGGTCCAGGCGGAGGTAGAGCGCGGCCAGGCGCTCCAGCTGGGCGGCGTCGGCCGGCGCGCCGGCCAGCGCGGCCTCCAGGTGGGTGGCGGCGCCGGCCGGGTCGTCGAGGTGGCGCTCGGCCACCTCGGCCAGCGCCAGGTGGTGGGCCCGCGCCGCCTGGGCGGCCCCCGGCGCGGCGCGATCGAGCAGCGAGAGGGCCGCGGCGTGGTGGTCGGCGGCGTCGATCCAGCGCCCCAGCAGCCCGGCGCAGCGGGCCGCGCCGGCCAGGGCCTCGGCGGCGGCCGGCCCGCCCAGCCCGGCGGCGTCGCGGTAGCAGAGGGCGGCGTTCTCCAGGTGGCCGAGGCGGTGCTCCCAGAGCGCGCCGGCCTGCAGGGCCAGCCGGGCCGAGCCCTCCGGGTCGCCGGCCGCCAGCCGGAGCGCCCGCAGGCGGTCGATGGCCCGCACCGCCCGCAGGTGGTCGCCGGCGGCGGCGCAGGCGTGGGCCAGCGTGGCGAGCGACTCGGCGTCGTCCGGCGCCAGGCGCAGCGCCCGGTCGAGGTGCAGGCGGGCCGCGGGCGGGTCGCGCTCCAGCAGCAGCTCGCCGAGCTCGGCGTGGGCCCGCGCCTTCTCGGCGTCGGCGGGGGCGTAGGCCAGCAGCCGCCTCACCGCCCGCACGTGGGCGCCCTTGTCGCCGTCCTCCATGGCCAGCTGGCGCAGCGCCCGCAGGGCCGGCAGGTGGTCGCGCTGCACCGCCAGCGCCGCGTCCACGGCGCGCGCGCGGGCCTCCCGCCCGGCGCCGGGCTGGGCCAGGGCGGCCTCGGCGGCGCCCACCGCGGCCAGCCGCTCGCCGGCGGCCACCGCCTCCTCGGCCAGGCGCGCCAGCGCCAGCGCCGCCCGGTCGCCCTCGCCGCGGGCCGAGCGGACCCAGGCCTCGGCCGAGAGCGCCGGGGCGAAGCCGGGGCGCCGCGCCAGCCAGCCGCCGGCCAGGTCGAGCGCCTCGTCGTGGAAGCGCTCCTCCAGGCAGAGCAGCGAGAGGAGCCGGTCGGCCGCGAAGGGGTGCTCGGTGGCGGGGGCGGCCAGGTAGGCGTCGCGTGCGGCGCCGAGGTCGCCCGCGGCCAGGTGCGCCTCGGCGGCCTCGAAGGCGCGGGCGCCCTCCACGGCCGCCAGCAGGTCGGGGTCGGCGGGCCGGGCGGCCGGGTCGGGCGGGTCGCGGTCCCAGGCCAGCCGCACGCCGGCCGGGCCGATCGCCGCCAGGGCCAGCCGGGTGGATCCCTCGGCCGGCACCTTCCAGCCGCGCGCCACCAGCAGGCGGCGCAGCAGCGCCGGCAAGGGGTCGGCCGGCAGCCCCATGGCGGCCAGCGCCCGCAGCGCCAGGTGTGGCAGCAGCGCGGCCGGCAGCGGGGCCGGGCCGAAGAGGCGCGGCGCGTAGGGCACCACCACCACGCCGCGCTCGAAGCCGGCCACCAGCCCGAGCCGGAGCGCGAAGGCCGGCCCGGCGGCCAGGCGCCCGCCCACCTCGGCGAAGCCGTCGCGCAGCGCCACGGTCAGCGAGCCCAGCCCCAGGGCGGCCAGGTCCAGGCGAGCCGCGGCCTCGGCCACCACCTCGGGGCCGAGCGCCACCTCGAGGCGGTGGAGCTCGCAGAGCCGGCTCTGGAACTGGCCGGGGCCGGCGCCCACGTCGATGGGCAGCGTGACGTCGGGGATCTGGAGGTCGAGCGCCACCACCATGACCCCGCCGACGGCCGCGGCCTGCGGCAGGCGCACGTGCACGCCGCCGCGCTCGAGCCGAAGCTCGAAGCCCGCACCGGTCCTGGTCCCGGCGCCGGCGGTGGCGCCGGCCTCGGTCGATCTCACCTCGGCCATTCGCCGGAGAGGGTAGCGGAGAACGGGCCAGGGGGCGAAAAAGCACCCGGCCCGGGGACCGCCGCGTGGGCGGCCGCCGGGCCGGGGTGGGGCCGGGGGCGGGGTGGGCCCGCCCGGATCGTCAGGGGGTGCGGGTGGCGGGCCGCGCCGCGGGGGTGGTCTCGGCCACCGCCGCCGGCGGCTTGCGGAAGATGGAGAAGCTGCGCCGGCCCTGGAACTCCTCGTCCTCGCGCGCGAAGACCGTCACCAGGTTGAGGCCCGGCTTGAGCGGCAGGTCGGCGGTGAAGTCGAGCCGGGCGTCGGGCGCGGTGCCCTCGGGCACCACCTTGAAGAAGGCCTTCTCCTCGTTGACGAAGACGTAGACGTCGCGCAGCCGGGCGTCGGGGTCGGCCGAGGCCGGCACCATGGCGCTGCCGGTGAGCCGGAAGGTCTCGGCCTCCACCACCGGGGCGCCCTTGCCCGGATCCGGGCTGAGGGTGATGCGCGGGGGCTCGCGCTGCCAGGCCTCGGCCACGGCGCCGCCGCGCGGCCCCCTGGCCGCCACCACCTCGGCCGCGGCCACGAAGCCGAAGCGACCCTTGGCCCACTCGACGCGCCGCCAGCCGGGCAGCGCGCCGGTGGTGGGCAGCACCGCGCCCTTGCGGGCGGAGGCCACCACCGGGGCGCCGGCCGCGGCGCCGCCGCGCACCCGGGCCTCGGCCGCCTCGACCCGCACCGCGCCCTGCTCCTCGGCCACCCGCTCGGCCGCCGGGGCCACCTGCAGCTCCAGCTTCTGCGAGGTGAACTCGCCGGTCTTCTCGTCGAAGACCTGCAGCCGGATGGGCAGCGTCTCCAGCTTGGACCCGTGCTTCAGCTCCACCTCCATGGCGGCGGCGCGGGCCTCGCCCGGCTTGAGGGCGCCCAGCACCTCGCGCCCCTTCTTGATGAAGAGCTTCTCGTCGCCCAGGTTCTTGAGCGACACGAAGGTCTTCTCGCCGGCCGCGCCGGGCCCGGCGTTGCGCACGTCCACCCGCAGGGTGAAGCTCTCGCCGCGCGCCGGCAGGCCGTCGCCGTTGCCGCCCTTGCGGTCGTCCACCTGCACCGAGAGGGCGAAGAGCGGCCGGGGCACCTCCACCACGTCCACCGCGGCGGCCACGTCGGGCGGGGCCTTGTCGTTGGCCTCGTCGAAGTGCAGCACCACCTCGTCGCGGCGGCTGTCCATGCTGCGCGGCAGCTTGACCGGCACGGTCCAGGCGCGCTTCTCGCCCGGGCGCACCTGGCCGAAGACGAACTCGCGGCGGTCCAGCAGGCCGTTCTTGTCGGAGGTGGACCAGGCGCGCAGGCGGCGGAAGGGGGCGTCGCCGCGGTTCTCCACCGTCACGGTCCAGGCCATGGTCTCGCCGGCGCGGGCCGGGCGGCCGGCGGCCGGGGTCACGGTCACCACGCCGCGCGGCGCGCCGGTCGGCCTGGCCGGGCCAGCCGACCAGTCGAGCCCGAGCTGGGCCAGGCGGGCCTCCAGCTTCTTCTCCTGCTCGGCCTGCTTCTCCTCCACGAGCGCCGCGGCCTCCTTGAGCAGCCGGGCCCGGTCGTTGAAGGGGGCCCGCAGCAGCAGCTCGCGGGAGAAGCGGATCTGGTAGTCCTCCTTCACCTGGTCCGGGTCGGCGTCGATGGCCTCGTCCTCGGCCTGCTCGGCCGAGATGGCGTCCTCGTCGGCGTGCCCCTGGGCGGCCTCGCGCTTGAGCGCCTTGGCCACGCCGTCCTCGCTCTCCTCGAGCAGGTAGCGCAGCTCCAGCGCCGGCTTCTCGGCCCGCTGCTTCTTGGCGGCGGCGGCCGCGGCGGCGGCGTCCTTCTCCTTGGCGCCGGGGTTGGTGAGGTGGCGGTCCAGGTCGGCCTCGCCCATGGAGCGCGGCGGGGCGAAGACGTTGATCTGGTCCTTCAGGGCCCGGCCCGGCAGCAGCGCCACGTCGGGCGTGATGCCCACCTCCTGGATGGAGACGTCACCCGGGGTGAGGTACTGGGCGATGGTGAGCTTGAGGGCGGCCTCCTCGGTGGGGCGGCCCGGCTCGGTGAAGTCGAAGAGCGACTGGACCGACCCCTTGCCGAAGGTCTGGCGGCCCACGATGAGGGCCCGCCCGTTGTTCTTGAGGGCGCCGGCCACGATCTCGCTGGCCGAGGCCGAGCCGTTGTTGACCAGCACCACCAGCGGCAGGGCGGTCAGGTCGTCGCGGTCGGTGGTGGCCTCCTTGAGCTCGCGGATGCGCTGGGCCCCGTCGCCCACCGTCTTGACGATGACGCCCTCGGCCAGGAACAGGTCGGAGAGGTCGATGGCCTCCTCCAGCAGGCCGCCCGGGTTGCCGCGCAGGTCCAGGATCAGCCCCTTGAGGCTGCCGCCGGCCTGGAGCCGCTGCTGGTTGATGACCCGGGTGAGGTCGCGCGTGCCGTTGCGCGAGAACTGCGAGAGGCGCAGGTAGCCCACCCCGCCGTCGAGCAGCTTGGCCTGGGGCACGGTCTCCACGTTGATGGTCTCGCGCTGCAGGCTCATGCGCTTGGGCTCGGGCCAGGCGCCGCGGTGCACCGTGATGGCCACGCTGGTGCCCGGCTTGCCGCGCAGCCGGTCCACCGCGTCCTGCAGGTCCATGTTGACGGTGGACTGCTCGCCGATCTTGGCGATGACGTCCTTGGCCTTGAGGCCGGCCCGCTGGGCGGGGGTGCCCTTCAGGATCTTCACCACCGTGAGGTTGCCGTCGCGCATGGCGATGACGAACCCCAGCCCGCCGAACTCCCCGCGGGTCTGCAGCTTCATCTCCTTGAAGTACTTCGGCTCGAGCAGCACCGAGTGCGGATCCAGGGTGTTGAGCATGCCGTTGGCGGCGGCGTACTCGATCTCGCGCAGGTCCTGGTGGGCCACCAGGTGCTCCTGCACGAAGCCCATCACCTCGCCCAGCAGCACCCGCGCCTTCCAGATGGTGTCCACGTCCTTGAGGGGGAACTCCTTCTGCGCGGCGCCCACCGTCACCGAGAGGGCGGCGCTCTTGTCGTCGCCCTGCACCATCACCTCGGCCACCGTCCGCTCCACCGAGTCGAGCGCCGAGACCACCATGGCCTTGGGGTCGATGCGGGTGGGGTCCACGTACGAGTGGTAGACGTGGTGGATGACGCGGCCCAGGATGGGGAGCCGGTCGAGGCGGTAGTCCTCGTCGCCCGGCTGGCCCCTGGCGGCGCCCGGGGCGGTCTTGAGGGCCAGGGCGCCGTCGGGCAGCCCGGCCGGCCCGGCCGAGGCCAGCACCGCAGGGGCGGGGCGCGGCGCGGGCGCCGCGGCCTGCGCCGCGCCGTGGGCGGCGGAGTCGGCCCGCACGAAGCGGACCGCCACGCCGAGGACCAGCGCCAGGGCGACCGAGAGGGTGGCGACGAGCCGGAATGGGCGGATCATGCGGGAGCCTTCTCGAGCGGGCCTGCGGGGGGGGAAATCAGGTGTGAAGTTCGAGGA is a window from the Anaeromyxobacter sp. genome containing:
- a CDS encoding PDZ domain-containing protein; amino-acid sequence: MIRPFRLVATLSVALALVLGVAVRFVRADSAAHGAAQAAAPAPRPAPAVLASAGPAGLPDGALALKTAPGAARGQPGDEDYRLDRLPILGRVIHHVYHSYVDPTRIDPKAMVVSALDSVERTVAEVMVQGDDKSAALSVTVGAAQKEFPLKDVDTIWKARVLLGEVMGFVQEHLVAHQDLREIEYAAANGMLNTLDPHSVLLEPKYFKEMKLQTRGEFGGLGFVIAMRDGNLTVVKILKGTPAQRAGLKAKDVIAKIGEQSTVNMDLQDAVDRLRGKPGTSVAITVHRGAWPEPKRMSLQRETINVETVPQAKLLDGGVGYLRLSQFSRNGTRDLTRVINQQRLQAGGSLKGLILDLRGNPGGLLEEAIDLSDLFLAEGVIVKTVGDGAQRIRELKEATTDRDDLTALPLVVLVNNGSASASEIVAGALKNNGRALIVGRQTFGKGSVQSLFDFTEPGRPTEEAALKLTIAQYLTPGDVSIQEVGITPDVALLPGRALKDQINVFAPPRSMGEADLDRHLTNPGAKEKDAAAAAAAAKKQRAEKPALELRYLLEESEDGVAKALKREAAQGHADEDAISAEQAEDEAIDADPDQVKEDYQIRFSRELLLRAPFNDRARLLKEAAALVEEKQAEQEKKLEARLAQLGLDWSAGPARPTGAPRGVVTVTPAAGRPARAGETMAWTVTVENRGDAPFRRLRAWSTSDKNGLLDRREFVFGQVRPGEKRAWTVPVKLPRSMDSRRDEVVLHFDEANDKAPPDVAAAVDVVEVPRPLFALSVQVDDRKGGNGDGLPARGESFTLRVDVRNAGPGAAGEKTFVSLKNLGDEKLFIKKGREVLGALKPGEARAAAMEVELKHGSKLETLPIRLQVFDEKTGEFTSQKLELQVAPAAERVAEEQGAVRVEAAEARVRGGAAAGAPVVASARKGAVLPTTGALPGWRRVEWAKGRFGFVAAAEVVAARGPRGGAVAEAWQREPPRITLSPDPGKGAPVVEAETFRLTGSAMVPASADPDARLRDVYVFVNEEKAFFKVVPEGTAPDARLDFTADLPLKPGLNLVTVFAREDEEFQGRRSFSIFRKPPAAVAETTPAARPATRTP